The Equus asinus isolate D_3611 breed Donkey chromosome 22, EquAss-T2T_v2, whole genome shotgun sequence genome has a segment encoding these proteins:
- the PIANP gene encoding PILR alpha-associated neural protein, whose amino-acid sequence MESRMWPALLLSHLLSLWPLLLLPLPPPAQGSSSSSPRTPPAPARPPCARGGPSAPRHVCVWERAPPPSRSPRVPRSRRQVLPGTAPPVTPSGFEEGPPSSQYPWAIVWGPTVSREDGGDPNSANPGFLPLDYGFAAPHGLATPHPNSDSMRGDGDGLILGEAPATLRPFLFGGRGEGVDPQLYVTITISIIIVLVATGIIFKFCWDRSQKRRRPSGQQGALRQEESQQPLTDLSPAGVTVLGAFGDSPTPTPDHEEPRGGPRPGMPQPKGAPAFQLNRIPLVNL is encoded by the exons ATGGAGTCCAGGATGTG gCCTGCACTGCTGCTgtcccacctcctctctctctggccactgttGCTGCTACCCCTCCCACCACCTGCTCAaggttcttcctcctcctcacctcgaaccccaccagccccagcccggccccccTGTGCCCGGGGAGGCCCCTCAGCCCCACGCCATGTGTGCGTGTGGGAGCGGGCACCCCCACCAAGCCGATCCCCTCGGGTCCCAAGGTCACGTCGGCAAGTCCTGCCAGGCACTGCGCCCCCTGTCACCCCATCAGGCTTTGAGGAGGGACCACCCTCATCCCAGTATCCCTGGGCTATTGTATGGGGCCCTACAGTGTCTCGAGAGGATGGGGGGGACCCCAACTCTGCCAATCCTGGATTTCTGCCCCTGGACTATGGTTTTGCAGCCCCCCATGGGCTGGCTACCCCGCATCCCAACTCAGACTCCATGCGAGGTGATGGAGATGGGCTCATCCTTGGAGAAGCACCTGCCACCCTGAGGCCATTCCTGTTCGGGGGCCGTGGGGAAG GTGTGGACCCCCAGCTCTATGTCACAATTACCATCTCCATCATCATTGTTCTTGTGGCCACTGGCATCATCTTCAAGTTCTG CTGGGACCGCAGCCAGAAGCGGCGCAGGCCCTCAGGGCAGCAGGgtgccctgaggcaggaggagagccaGCAGCCACTGACAGACCTGTCCCCAGCCGGGGTCACTgtgctgggggcctttggggactCGCCTACCCCCACCCCTGACCATGAGGAGCCCCGAGGGGGACCCCGGCCTGGGATGCCCCAGCCCAAGGGGGCTCCAGCCTTCCAGTTGAACCG GATTCCCCTGGTGAATCTTTGA